A genomic region of Psychrobacter sp. M13 contains the following coding sequences:
- a CDS encoding WG repeat-containing protein, which translates to MMMSRTLKKSVVAFFMLTGTSYVFASQVSERCEIDQEYQSSYGTVLCETFSEGLVTVEQKDKYGFMNSQGKLVIPIEYDDVGIFSEGLASVEKNNKSGFINIQGKIVIPFEYDRPSRFSDGLARVRKDGRYIFIDKTGSEVLDVDKYYNLNPFSYSEVFLNGLALVETDSKQGLINKQGKLVVPVEYDLIDLPFSEGLVVVKKNNKYGFLNQQGQEVVSPKYDSAVSFAEGLARVGYEGRYGFINQQGEIVMPIVFEDGSSFSEGIAKVKKGGLWITINKKGEEDKKR; encoded by the coding sequence ATGATGATGAGTCGAACTTTAAAAAAGAGTGTAGTAGCATTTTTCATGCTTACTGGTACTTCTTATGTTTTTGCCTCTCAGGTCTCAGAGCGTTGTGAGATAGATCAAGAATACCAATCCTCTTACGGCACGGTACTATGCGAAACCTTTTCTGAGGGTTTAGTAACGGTTGAGCAAAAAGATAAATATGGGTTCATGAATAGCCAAGGTAAGCTTGTTATACCTATTGAATATGATGATGTTGGCATTTTTTCAGAAGGGCTTGCTAGTGTTGAGAAAAATAATAAATCTGGGTTTATAAATATCCAAGGAAAGATAGTCATTCCGTTTGAATACGATCGACCGAGCAGGTTCTCAGATGGCTTGGCACGAGTCAGAAAAGACGGACGATATATATTTATCGATAAAACAGGATCAGAGGTTTTAGACGTCGATAAGTACTACAACCTTAACCCCTTTTCTTATTCTGAAGTCTTTTTGAATGGGTTAGCCTTAGTGGAGACAGACTCTAAGCAAGGACTAATTAATAAACAAGGTAAATTAGTTGTTCCAGTTGAATACGATCTCATTGATTTACCGTTTTCAGAAGGTTTGGTAGTGGTTAAGAAGAACAATAAATACGGCTTTTTAAATCAGCAAGGTCAAGAGGTTGTATCGCCAAAATATGACAGTGCTGTTAGCTTTGCAGAAGGGCTGGCGCGTGTTGGATATGAAGGTAGATATGGATTTATCAACCAGCAAGGAGAGATAGTTATGCCAATAGTTTTTGAAGATGGTTCTTCTTTTTCGGAAGGTATTGCAAAAGTTAAAAAAGGTGGTTTATGGATCACTATTAATAAGAAAGGTGAGGAGGATAAAAAGCGTTAA
- a CDS encoding WG repeat-containing protein, whose translation MSRLSWLLRLSTITLSILTIVSQASTSEKFYTCAPTLDLQETEGLYFFEGLIEVEKNSKYGLVNKKGQTVVPTEYDLLYPEFKEGFLAVKKDGKYGFVNTQGREVISTKYDLVRHFSKGLAAVGRESKFGFIDKQNRIVIPIIYDDADNFSEGLAGVQKNGKYGYINSKGETVIPFKFDFARQFSEGLAQVIEDGKTSYIDKQGSNVIFFDGSYAIAENEDYSEVYGFANGHVTNGMLIVQNDEGKYGLINNKGELIAQLEYDYIVQLKDFKRMVERKGNIVKVKKGNEYGLIDSSGELVLPLEYEDIRSFSNKLLVVKHNGNYGLVDEKGRVIVEPKYDELGSIISNMAEAVENEEDKFANRCGMG comes from the coding sequence ATGAGCAGATTAAGCTGGCTTTTAAGACTCAGTACTATCACATTATCAATCCTAACGATTGTCTCTCAAGCTAGCACCTCAGAAAAATTCTATACTTGTGCGCCAACATTAGATCTTCAGGAAACTGAAGGTCTTTATTTTTTTGAGGGGCTAATTGAAGTTGAAAAAAATAGTAAATATGGACTTGTAAACAAGAAAGGTCAAACAGTCGTCCCTACTGAATATGACTTATTATATCCTGAGTTTAAAGAAGGTTTTTTAGCTGTCAAAAAAGATGGTAAGTATGGCTTCGTCAATACTCAAGGTAGAGAAGTCATCTCCACTAAATATGATTTGGTTAGACATTTTTCAAAAGGGCTAGCAGCTGTTGGCCGAGAAAGTAAATTTGGCTTCATTGATAAACAGAACAGAATAGTTATCCCTATTATATATGATGATGCTGATAATTTCTCTGAAGGGCTGGCTGGTGTACAGAAAAACGGTAAGTATGGCTATATCAACTCAAAAGGAGAAACAGTTATCCCTTTTAAGTTTGATTTTGCCCGCCAGTTTTCTGAAGGCTTGGCTCAAGTGATAGAAGATGGAAAAACAAGCTATATCGATAAGCAAGGAAGTAATGTCATTTTTTTTGATGGCTCATACGCTATTGCTGAGAATGAAGACTATTCAGAAGTGTATGGATTTGCAAATGGGCATGTCACCAACGGCATGTTGATAGTGCAGAACGATGAAGGAAAATATGGCTTAATCAATAATAAAGGTGAACTGATAGCACAATTAGAGTATGACTACATCGTTCAACTCAAGGATTTTAAGAGGATGGTTGAGCGCAAAGGAAACATAGTCAAAGTCAAAAAAGGTAATGAATATGGTCTTATCGACAGCTCAGGAGAGCTAGTGCTTCCTCTTGAATATGAAGATATTAGATCGTTTTCAAACAAGTTATTAGTCGTTAAACACAATGGTAACTATGGCCTAGTTGATGAAAAAGGTAGAGTGATCGTAGAGCCAAAATATGATGAGCTTGGTTCTATCATTTCTAATATGGCAGAGGCTGTGGAAAATGAGGAAGACAAATTTGCTAACCGATGTGGTATGGGGTAA
- a CDS encoding DUF1788 domain-containing protein, which translates to MNALRRRLDLILERIESPKFLKNDGLGNEIGFWIFDYPAKYELVVRDHLEHITEKLDKRDYRFVHLNIFTVLIDMLEDRGLFERACLREQQVGVDSLRKTLAGPLSQDKVAKFIANKYQPSELDFVLLSGLGSAWPLVRGHELLSALQDIMGSTPLVLFYPGEYSGRDLYPFGMIESKNYYRAFKLVSESGK; encoded by the coding sequence ATGAATGCGCTTAGGAGACGGCTTGATTTAATTCTTGAACGTATAGAGAGTCCAAAATTCTTAAAAAACGATGGTTTGGGTAACGAGATTGGTTTTTGGATCTTCGATTATCCAGCAAAGTATGAATTGGTGGTACGAGACCACCTTGAGCATATTACTGAAAAGTTAGATAAGCGTGATTATCGTTTTGTTCATCTAAATATATTTACAGTGCTTATTGATATGCTTGAAGATCGCGGCTTATTTGAACGTGCCTGCTTACGTGAACAGCAAGTGGGCGTTGACAGTTTACGTAAAACGCTAGCAGGGCCACTTAGCCAAGATAAGGTGGCTAAATTCATTGCCAATAAATATCAACCCTCTGAGCTAGATTTTGTCTTGCTATCAGGCTTAGGAAGCGCATGGCCGTTGGTTAGAGGTCATGAGCTTCTTAGCGCATTACAAGATATCATGGGTAGCACCCCATTAGTTTTGTTTTATCCTGGTGAATATAGCGGAAGAGATTTATATCCTTTTGGCATGATTGAATCCAAAAACTACTATCGCGCTTTTAAATTAGTGTCTGAAAGTGGCAAATAA
- a CDS encoding DUF1819 family protein, which translates to MNVKDYVGDLIGASLLITESRIIAGYLLKNLSDDEWKSLVIEQNILQKRSAQTASRYTKTIRHRVGGLGDDFIASLLESTERAYIQLLMAALLIDSPIVADFMRLSLAEARRTYKPELASDAWTEFYDTQIRVYPELNKFFESTINKMGNNAIKSLVDSGYLSTSRKRQIQPVYLLPEVKECLISINREDLIDVMECTI; encoded by the coding sequence ATGAATGTAAAAGATTACGTTGGTGATCTGATCGGAGCAAGTTTGCTGATTACTGAGTCGCGAATCATTGCAGGTTATCTATTAAAAAATTTATCTGATGATGAATGGAAATCACTTGTTATCGAGCAAAACATCCTTCAAAAGAGATCAGCACAGACAGCAAGCCGCTATACGAAAACGATTCGCCATCGTGTTGGAGGGCTTGGTGACGACTTTATAGCGTCATTGCTTGAGTCTACTGAGCGTGCCTATATTCAGCTATTAATGGCAGCATTGCTGATTGACTCTCCGATAGTAGCTGATTTTATGCGATTAAGTCTTGCTGAAGCGCGCAGAACCTACAAGCCTGAATTGGCATCTGATGCTTGGACTGAATTTTATGACACACAGATACGTGTATATCCAGAGCTAAATAAATTCTTTGAGTCCACTATTAATAAAATGGGCAATAATGCGATTAAGTCATTAGTAGATAGTGGCTATCTAAGTACTAGTCGTAAACGTCAGATCCAACCTGTTTACCTGCTACCAGAAGTAAAAGAATGTCTTATAAGCATCAATAGGGAAGACTTGATCGATGTTATGGAGTGCACGATATGA
- a CDS encoding tyrosine-type recombinase/integrase: protein MDNISAHKLRQLNREEAKNSIKHDAKALIKEYINQYPMQSPCELQHYYEAINQLLEERFDTAQNFQLARRGFLEFVRDYNKTHQIYLNEPVVPILATRERLTINYDWFVSGRAVADSSVTMIEIWQRKRRFSVNDLVEGVLYCSIMYGGINDIEVLRALYDWLFGERHVYKIDMPATDEESRAESLAVIPLRVCDDNYGYATDESEGLLRFVDYVPDDISLCFLYALKDKALNTAKIKPFNTVINDISKTLKLTNKDSERPQHSLLIKYANYHWRQLESSLIDGALAVVKQGDIKTTGLSTDKLIHYNQELINPNPKPLEWSELFDASYQSSIKSNSQSSTISYPSFSKNLIKELQDTLKLTRNTAIFTITILKTDASQPNAQRLLGWVLSLLDDTSVRLNTISKYIGCIGRDWLMLTMDEDMDQWECSDFEEVYEQIIQSKVKDGRKLSVLCKSSEFGDDTFSDVDNDNNTTGQPLSHLDRLKDSQKFTYGRLKAFHNYQRIHFDAPYVYFPWGSNRQVVKAEMISPRVYRAMKSYIQTSELEIEQKSLCLIVLALAYRTGMRINEIIGIKVNDIADIGFINGKVVEAPKIILKPNRYRRLKSSSAKRVIPIDSLFKDDELQQFIMYYNQQKRLKRRYLFSQGSGDQPLPSVFFSNMMKIIWDRLLITHDFTFHSFRHTAISQLALVLSGSPLAQVMTDYDKEHSDAIVSAVLANNKEKGMWFGLASLAGHLTPDTTFEYYIHSAHLLAGWQISQAKLAMPITVFEMVTGIGYQTVNRQEGTAYDSSTKQVHLDKMRGYLINKIAGKEFLFSYNSTPANMACQQAPQNDAVDTQLSIFIHPKVYDVIVLLEELQKISVDKRAGQLAEVALRHGIVVNEAIKIYNSSNQIFTDDRLLLSAPTGHKNQEVLVKAIDRAYQMSIDEPARLKLFVELFADKNNLNTSSIHFGIKETQLKMLQQFVTIGCQLIDASYWQIRAHSEQAVRDFKKELGLNSSIRVGVRENFHGYEVRVVQKKRKRSDKNLVMTDDYYSSSGVLKYLGYLLMILVKY from the coding sequence ATGGATAATATTAGCGCTCATAAACTGCGACAGCTGAATAGAGAAGAAGCTAAAAATAGTATCAAGCATGATGCTAAAGCCCTAATTAAAGAATATATCAATCAATATCCTATGCAATCGCCTTGTGAGCTGCAACATTATTATGAAGCGATTAACCAGTTACTAGAAGAGAGGTTCGATACCGCTCAAAACTTTCAGTTGGCGCGGCGCGGGTTTTTAGAGTTTGTTCGTGATTATAATAAAACTCATCAGATATATCTTAATGAGCCTGTGGTACCGATACTAGCGACTCGTGAGCGCTTGACCATTAACTATGATTGGTTTGTGAGTGGACGCGCTGTGGCAGACAGTAGCGTGACAATGATAGAAATTTGGCAACGAAAACGGCGTTTCTCAGTAAATGACTTGGTTGAAGGGGTGCTGTATTGCAGCATCATGTATGGCGGTATTAACGACATTGAGGTGCTACGAGCGCTCTATGATTGGCTGTTTGGTGAGCGCCATGTGTATAAAATTGACATGCCAGCAACTGATGAAGAAAGTAGGGCAGAGTCATTGGCTGTGATACCGCTTAGGGTATGTGACGATAATTATGGCTACGCGACTGATGAGAGTGAAGGCTTACTCCGTTTTGTTGATTATGTTCCCGATGATATAAGTTTGTGTTTTTTATATGCTCTAAAGGATAAGGCGTTAAACACGGCCAAGATAAAGCCATTTAATACCGTAATTAACGATATCTCAAAAACGCTTAAACTTACCAATAAAGATAGTGAGCGCCCGCAGCACTCACTGCTCATCAAATATGCAAACTACCACTGGCGACAGCTAGAGAGTAGCCTGATTGATGGGGCGCTAGCCGTGGTGAAGCAAGGCGATATTAAAACGACGGGTTTGTCTACGGATAAGCTAATCCATTATAACCAAGAGCTCATCAATCCAAATCCTAAACCGCTTGAGTGGTCTGAACTGTTTGATGCCAGCTATCAGTCATCGATAAAGTCGAATAGCCAAAGCAGTACCATAAGCTATCCTAGTTTTAGTAAAAATCTGATCAAAGAGCTACAAGATACGCTCAAATTGACTAGAAACACCGCTATTTTCACTATTACAATATTAAAGACAGATGCTAGCCAGCCTAATGCGCAGCGTTTGCTTGGCTGGGTGTTGTCATTACTGGATGATACTAGCGTTCGGCTCAATACTATCAGTAAATACATCGGCTGCATTGGCCGCGACTGGCTGATGCTGACGATGGATGAGGATATGGATCAGTGGGAGTGCAGTGACTTTGAGGAAGTTTATGAACAAATTATTCAGAGTAAGGTAAAAGATGGTCGTAAATTGTCTGTACTATGCAAATCTTCAGAGTTTGGTGATGATACGTTTAGTGATGTAGATAATGATAACAATACTACTGGTCAACCGCTATCTCATCTTGATCGTCTAAAAGACAGCCAGAAATTCACCTACGGTCGTCTGAAAGCTTTTCATAATTATCAGCGTATACACTTTGACGCTCCCTATGTCTATTTCCCATGGGGTAGTAATCGGCAAGTCGTAAAAGCTGAAATGATATCACCGCGCGTGTATAGAGCGATGAAAAGCTATATCCAAACATCAGAATTAGAGATAGAACAAAAGTCACTTTGTTTGATTGTTTTAGCGCTTGCTTATCGGACTGGTATGCGAATTAACGAAATTATTGGTATTAAGGTTAACGACATTGCAGATATAGGGTTTATTAATGGAAAAGTGGTTGAAGCACCAAAAATCATCCTCAAACCCAACCGCTATCGCCGTCTAAAAAGCAGCAGTGCCAAAAGAGTGATACCGATAGACAGTCTTTTTAAAGATGATGAGTTACAACAATTTATTATGTACTACAATCAACAGAAAAGGTTAAAGCGCCGTTATTTATTCTCACAAGGGTCAGGCGATCAACCACTACCATCTGTGTTTTTTAGCAATATGATGAAAATAATATGGGATAGACTGCTGATTACCCATGACTTTACCTTTCATAGCTTTCGGCATACGGCGATTAGCCAGCTGGCATTGGTGTTGAGTGGCTCGCCACTGGCTCAGGTGATGACAGATTACGATAAAGAGCATAGTGACGCTATCGTTAGCGCCGTCCTTGCTAATAATAAAGAAAAAGGGATGTGGTTTGGGCTGGCTAGCCTTGCTGGGCATCTAACGCCAGATACTACGTTTGAATATTATATCCATAGCGCTCATCTATTGGCTGGATGGCAAATTAGTCAAGCCAAGCTTGCTATGCCGATAACTGTGTTTGAGATGGTGACAGGTATTGGTTATCAGACGGTGAATAGGCAGGAAGGTACAGCGTATGATAGCAGTACTAAACAGGTTCATCTTGATAAGATGCGTGGATATTTAATCAATAAGATTGCGGGCAAAGAGTTTCTATTTTCTTATAACAGCACACCAGCTAACATGGCTTGCCAGCAAGCCCCGCAAAATGATGCAGTAGATACTCAGCTGTCTATATTTATTCATCCTAAAGTTTATGATGTCATTGTGCTGTTAGAAGAGCTACAAAAAATAAGCGTCGATAAACGAGCAGGGCAGTTGGCAGAGGTCGCACTTCGGCATGGCATCGTTGTTAATGAGGCTATAAAGATTTACAACAGTAGCAATCAAATTTTTACCGATGATAGGTTATTGCTAAGCGCACCGACGGGACATAAAAACCAGGAAGTTTTAGTTAAAGCAATTGATCGTGCTTATCAGATGTCAATTGATGAGCCTGCTAGACTGAAATTGTTTGTGGAGTTATTTGCAGATAAAAACAATTTAAATACTTCATCAATTCACTTTGGAATTAAAGAGACGCAGCTTAAAATGCTACAGCAGTTTGTGACAATAGGTTGTCAACTTATCGATGCCAGTTATTGGCAGATTAGAGCACATAGCGAGCAAGCAGTGCGTGATTTTAAAAAAGAACTAGGGCTCAATAGCTCAATACGTGTGGGTGTTCGTGAGAACTTTCATGGCTATGAGGTTAGGGTAGTACAGAAAAAACGTAAGCGGTCTGATAAGAACTTGGTGATGACAGATGATTATTATAGCTCTTCGGGGGTACTAAAATATTTAGGTTACTTACTGATGATATTAGTCAAATATTAA
- a CDS encoding helix-turn-helix domain-containing protein — MTDISKSTLHRIYNDETTRIEFDTLSKLCQVLKITPGDILKYVPDENEEN, encoded by the coding sequence ATGACGGATATCAGCAAGTCAACGCTTCATAGAATTTATAACGATGAGACAACTCGCATAGAATTCGATACCTTGAGTAAGTTGTGCCAAGTATTAAAAATCACCCCAGGGGATATTTTGAAGTATGTTCCCGATGAGAATGAAGAAAACTAA
- the brxC gene encoding BREX system P-loop protein BrxC — MNIEQIFSKQLTRDINGVVKAEQKDNDSIYVELDEYVITQELNRHFRAFFAAYAPSVDHSGSAMSGKVGVWISGFFGSGKSHFLKILSYLLENKSVEKDGEGRQAFDFFKDKITDAKLLADIKKSVSKDTDVILFNIDSRANTEDRENAILKVFLKVFNERVGYCADFPHIAHLERELDKRDQYDSFKAKFAELTLSTWEEERDAYDFYRDELSEALAHASDQSKESAKHWVQQIENNFPLDIQNFCKWVNDYLDSSGDRNLLFMVDEVGQFIGKNTQMMLKLQTITEDLGTYCGGRAWVVVTSQADIDAAIGGMSKGDGQDFSKIQGRFNTRLQLSSSNTSEVIQKRLLSKTDKANEQLTDIFAEKGDILRNQLTFDKTTTADLKGYTDSLSFVDNYPFVPYHYNLVQKVFESIRVKGASGKNLAMGERSLLDAFQSAAKQMKNNELDVLVPFHSFYAPIESFLEPAIKRTIDQACESESLTKFDQNILKTLFLIRYVDVVKSTLDNLVTLSIDRIDADKIKLRKQIEDSLNRLEKQLLIARNNDVFIFLTNEEKEIENEIRQTDFEMSEVSNKLSTIVFNDILKNNRTYRYPMNKQDFMVSRFCNGHPKDGTTLEDLVIKVVSPLDSHYDSFSHEQACIEHSLKDNGSVLIKLDEDQRLWDDLTVFIKTDRFLKQNSGQRPEQEHLLREKQMENMAREKRLKVGFEALFAEANVYAIGTKMPKKSVTPSVIVEESYKYIVENTFAKLNFLNVTPGEVLPELQKVLVADNVAQLGLDLQADECNPDATREVEQYVSFRIERNEPVYLSDIVTHFGKRPYGWPVNEILLLVARLGLAGKLAFSLQGSDLALNRAYEPFNSVRKRGDIRVNKIRQVNDSQVKKASNLVKDLFSKTFIGSGEKELYELIKQALENWNEALKSFRTKSQTGHFPGKSQINDGLVLVAGILEKKSSFEFIERFLQDADALESFVEKFEDLDDFYNSQFQIWQSLSTALNERFKANLHALEKDPQASKALKDLKSIYDMPAPYGQMRRISPLIEQVNKINLALVEDKRAHALIRVDERIERINQALAEASAPADISNKALRPLQLCRERIEKTNSIPQIFSEQMEAGDHEENANELLNDFIEQQRKQVENEQRQRALEYQKQQAEATKAGKAVPPSVPKPVIPAPVAKRTVTIDPKNIMKHSISGDFIESTAEVDDYLYALREQLIAAVKAGDRVRIK; from the coding sequence ATGAATATTGAACAGATTTTTTCAAAGCAGCTGACTCGTGATATTAATGGCGTTGTCAAAGCTGAGCAAAAGGACAACGACAGTATCTATGTTGAGCTAGATGAGTATGTTATAACGCAAGAGCTTAATAGGCATTTTCGAGCGTTTTTTGCCGCTTATGCGCCTTCTGTAGATCATAGTGGTTCTGCTATGTCTGGAAAAGTCGGGGTTTGGATTTCTGGGTTCTTTGGCTCTGGTAAGTCACATTTTTTAAAAATATTGTCATACTTATTAGAAAATAAGTCAGTAGAGAAAGATGGTGAGGGCCGGCAAGCCTTTGATTTTTTCAAAGATAAAATTACCGATGCAAAATTATTGGCAGATATTAAGAAGTCTGTTAGTAAAGACACAGACGTTATTTTGTTCAATATTGATTCAAGAGCAAATACTGAGGATCGTGAGAACGCCATTCTAAAAGTGTTCTTGAAAGTATTTAATGAGCGTGTTGGTTACTGTGCTGACTTTCCTCATATTGCACATTTAGAACGCGAGCTTGATAAGCGTGACCAATATGATTCATTTAAGGCCAAGTTCGCTGAGTTAACCTTATCTACGTGGGAAGAAGAGCGTGATGCTTATGACTTTTACCGCGATGAGCTATCAGAAGCTTTGGCTCATGCCAGCGATCAGTCCAAAGAGTCGGCTAAACACTGGGTACAGCAAATAGAGAATAACTTCCCACTCGATATCCAAAATTTTTGTAAGTGGGTAAATGACTACTTAGATAGTAGTGGCGACCGCAATTTATTATTTATGGTCGATGAAGTGGGGCAGTTTATTGGTAAAAACACTCAAATGATGCTTAAGCTGCAGACTATTACTGAAGATTTAGGGACGTACTGTGGTGGTCGTGCTTGGGTAGTTGTTACATCACAGGCAGATATTGATGCTGCTATTGGTGGGATGAGTAAAGGTGATGGTCAAGACTTCTCTAAGATTCAAGGTCGCTTTAATACTCGTTTGCAGTTATCTAGTTCAAACACCTCTGAGGTTATCCAAAAGCGTCTGTTATCTAAAACAGACAAGGCCAATGAGCAGCTCACAGATATATTCGCTGAAAAAGGCGATATCCTACGCAATCAGTTAACTTTCGATAAGACAACCACAGCTGATCTAAAAGGCTATACCGATAGTTTATCCTTTGTAGATAACTATCCCTTTGTCCCCTATCACTATAATTTGGTTCAAAAAGTCTTTGAGTCCATTAGGGTTAAAGGGGCAAGTGGTAAGAATTTGGCTATGGGTGAACGCTCTTTACTAGATGCGTTTCAATCTGCGGCAAAGCAGATGAAGAATAATGAGCTTGATGTGCTCGTTCCTTTTCATAGTTTTTATGCACCTATTGAGAGCTTTTTAGAGCCAGCAATCAAGCGTACTATTGATCAAGCCTGTGAGTCAGAGTCACTGACTAAGTTTGATCAAAATATCTTAAAAACTTTATTTCTGATTCGTTATGTCGATGTGGTCAAAAGCACTTTAGATAACCTAGTAACCCTATCGATTGATCGTATCGATGCTGATAAAATTAAGTTACGTAAGCAAATTGAAGATAGCTTGAATCGGTTAGAAAAACAGCTGCTAATCGCACGCAATAATGATGTATTTATATTTTTGACTAATGAAGAAAAAGAGATTGAAAACGAGATCCGTCAAACAGATTTTGAGATGTCTGAGGTATCGAATAAACTTTCGACTATTGTATTTAATGACATTCTTAAGAATAACCGAACCTACCGTTATCCTATGAATAAACAAGACTTTATGGTTAGCCGATTTTGTAATGGTCACCCAAAAGATGGTACAACCCTTGAAGATTTAGTCATCAAAGTCGTATCGCCACTAGATAGCCATTACGACAGCTTCTCTCATGAGCAGGCATGTATTGAGCATAGTCTAAAAGATAATGGCTCTGTATTAATCAAGTTAGATGAAGACCAGCGTCTATGGGATGATCTGACGGTATTTATAAAGACAGATCGCTTCTTAAAACAGAATTCAGGGCAGCGGCCAGAGCAAGAGCACCTACTGCGTGAAAAGCAAATGGAGAACATGGCACGTGAAAAACGCTTAAAGGTGGGTTTTGAAGCATTATTTGCAGAAGCTAATGTTTATGCTATTGGCACTAAAATGCCAAAGAAATCAGTGACGCCAAGCGTTATCGTTGAGGAGTCCTATAAGTACATCGTTGAAAATACCTTTGCTAAACTAAATTTTCTAAATGTGACACCAGGTGAAGTGCTGCCTGAGCTACAGAAAGTATTAGTAGCAGATAATGTCGCCCAGCTAGGACTTGACCTTCAAGCAGATGAGTGCAACCCAGACGCCACTCGCGAAGTAGAGCAGTATGTTTCGTTCAGAATAGAGCGCAATGAGCCAGTTTATTTAAGTGATATCGTGACTCACTTTGGTAAACGTCCTTATGGCTGGCCTGTCAATGAGATACTACTGTTAGTCGCACGGCTTGGATTGGCAGGTAAGCTTGCGTTTAGTCTGCAAGGTAGCGATTTAGCACTTAATAGAGCGTATGAGCCGTTTAATAGCGTACGTAAGCGTGGCGACATACGAGTTAATAAAATTCGTCAGGTTAATGATAGTCAGGTTAAAAAAGCCTCTAATTTGGTGAAAGATCTATTTTCCAAGACCTTTATTGGCTCTGGTGAAAAAGAGCTGTATGAACTCATAAAACAAGCATTAGAAAACTGGAATGAAGCGTTAAAATCTTTTCGCACAAAATCACAAACGGGACACTTTCCTGGTAAGTCACAGATTAATGATGGGTTGGTATTGGTAGCGGGCATACTAGAAAAAAAATCGAGCTTTGAATTTATTGAGCGATTTTTGCAAGATGCCGATGCATTAGAATCGTTTGTTGAAAAGTTTGAAGACCTCGATGACTTTTATAATAGTCAGTTTCAAATATGGCAGTCTCTCTCTACTGCATTGAATGAGCGTTTTAAGGCGAACTTGCACGCGCTTGAAAAAGACCCGCAAGCATCAAAGGCTTTAAAAGATCTCAAGAGCATTTATGACATGCCAGCGCCTTACGGTCAAATGCGCCGTATCAGCCCACTCATTGAGCAGGTTAATAAGATTAACTTGGCTTTGGTAGAAGATAAGCGCGCTCACGCTCTTATTAGAGTGGATGAACGCATTGAGCGTATTAACCAAGCGCTAGCAGAAGCGTCGGCACCTGCGGATATTAGTAATAAAGCGCTGCGTCCCCTACAGTTATGTCGAGAGCGCATAGAGAAGACTAACTCTATTCCACAGATTTTCAGTGAACAAATGGAAGCTGGAGATCATGAGGAAAATGCAAATGAGTTATTAAATGACTTTATCGAACAGCAGCGTAAGCAGGTCGAAAATGAGCAGCGTCAGCGTGCTCTTGAGTATCAAAAGCAACAGGCAGAAGCCACAAAAGCAGGTAAGGCTGTACCGCCGTCTGTACCTAAGCCTGTTATCCCTGCTCCAGTCGCCAAGCGTACCGTTACGATTGATCCTAAAAATATCATGAAGCACTCAATATCGGGCGACTTTATCGAAAGCACTGCCGAAGTAGATGATTATCTATACGCGTTAAGAGAGCAGCTGATAGCTGCGGTAAAAGCTGGTGATCGAGTACGGATCAAGTAG
- a CDS encoding RNA polymerase sigma factor, translated as MLPKTQNPPISNKELMLKYAHEDCMLSFNLLFKEHNRNMIGYIMYQHGTTEDVAQDIVSQTWEKIIKSKASYKPIAKFRTYLYRILFNTHIDHYRKTRTVQLCSYSFIENSNDFAIDYPNKQFNDILKYEVHLKLSRAIQSLPKQQAIVIKLHYLEGLKVKEIAQITDQSHECAKSRLRYAKKGIKKHLLKSGIDSSIIQYYITEAEDL; from the coding sequence ATGCTACCTAAAACTCAAAACCCTCCTATTTCTAACAAAGAATTGATGCTTAAATATGCTCATGAAGACTGTATGCTATCGTTCAACTTATTGTTTAAAGAGCATAATAGGAATATGATTGGCTACATCATGTATCAGCATGGTACTACTGAAGATGTTGCACAAGATATAGTCTCTCAAACTTGGGAGAAGATTATAAAAAGTAAAGCCTCTTATAAGCCAATAGCTAAGTTCCGTACCTATCTATATCGAATTCTATTCAATACTCATATAGACCACTATAGAAAAACTCGTACTGTACAACTATGCTCATACTCCTTTATTGAAAATAGCAATGACTTTGCTATTGATTATCCTAATAAACAGTTTAACGATATATTAAAATATGAGGTACATCTAAAACTTAGTCGTGCCATCCAGTCTTTACCTAAACAACAAGCTATTGTCATAAAATTGCATTACTTAGAAGGATTGAAAGTAAAAGAAATAGCACAAATTACTGATCAATCGCACGAATGCGCCAAAAGTAGATTGCGATATGCGAAAAAAGGCATCAAGAAGCATCTACTCAAAAGTGGTATCGACTCGTCAATCATTCAGTACTATATTACTGAAGCCGAAGACCTTTAA